In Bactrocera oleae isolate idBacOlea1 chromosome 5, idBacOlea1, whole genome shotgun sequence, a genomic segment contains:
- the RhoGAP15B gene encoding uncharacterized protein RhoGAP15B isoform X2: MEQEDSCRPVPAPRRLYPELRKTDYENVTVELINKNLNINSENIHTVTNCTEKVPNNKIFFGAQSDQEDANSVGTRKSILTETNDLYGPNANEEVAPAPIYATPTPAPRPRKPQNTDFENANSIYENTELRSTSPKTPTLYPQLLRCTGAISKETSPNTSTASSPSNNRAAFRKAPDLPPKTYLSVERERANRAQRYSIGSEVSTTSSYNVTMDASAGGGGLGEHSFSGSYKQKSASNATLNSSLDGSNESGDNAKFKSPSPGYVSDVGGKYNLNRYVSNNACDISTHDDDVDEVDNDDVVDFAFDSDDSGRNNNTNSNKLNNQLTGIAAGYQTNDKSAFTAPTNVHDTAIACNQTKVNNELLKSIGSTSKLLTESIGERVALKTKGIKNKFDKNFSTISSETAQRLRSVGKNFNTNFTLTKKEKDKEKEKSTAQFHTERPQTLPPNDQVFGSISFTSPLNHKTGGVEDLSASAADCSYDLPRNLRAARSDLDLPAPPSYEDALKSTPQTSFARNAPISKSVMVPKHIAAEAASVALKKQRSNTSLQNVAEEAHTTDNSSVGTSRDSLNLSSPPMPNFPAPTLPKELVAEISDGLYGKLKPIQPPQRLKRRKNYEEIQLRRAVETPSPVGASSLRPNVDSVELQQLNMEAAAAEREESMLLHKQILAAERRMPNPDRSDSWEYIGDSVEESVCSTPEPVYANEDATYGRVFEMATSNKPSAAQESRTYENTTISRPSTSRMQPNNFGQIKSAEVEGAVGGCAPATVEIIQEFDPLSSRKAATICNSDKSNQLLLLEHLLEEDVYGTVSGDQVKSDDDVSMCTSEEDNQTAVTGTTTAIVSQQPATVVLPTPSNKRQTNSVRDSQIQIVHQNAQLLSESMENIVDDEEERVRPYLSRVDEQPASGSNIDLSRSADNRTQWFVQDNNKENNEQQRRNPFNKLNIVGDGPPSYLEAIGADGRLPITPTEQKSRASRFMNTVNVFSTNVKQRVGAITRKSSFKMAPKSDVKVTLQMVPRPTLSPLLVRYEGPLIRFPSGVVEDILKEMQNRKAILRDRQFQTFLDQEMKTPKETIPLDCITTLQCVSNSRVTDNSTHFYCFEITTAIPKNHSSSGNVQAMSNPNLVMTSTSSGNCKHQRVAHLYGVSKESERGIWMQKLLESLTNTLPPKYLCHYYRAGWCYLKNSITSEWSGTWLVLKKNQRRLIFVSEAAGNLEKMDLRKARCIVLKDSDETIRNLHIESGPTLMIDCPPFTVYMTMSSPRETKIWRHIIREVAHNNGFSLIDQQLTKFNVPVIVDKCINFVYIHGSMSEGIYRKSGSENSILKLLSAFRADAFNVEITRNEYNEHDVANVLKRFMRDLPERLMGKLSESFMCVTELTKASEKIQAYKELLARLSSIERETLKKIVGHLAFISSQKTKNKMSTKNLTMIWGPTLLQNHQQEEMVYSQKEADVLTDLITLYKNLFPLSPEEMKKEQEMLMCLQKYYAAAETMADSVKKSGDLKMWVVLNAKPEITSEEKDQVNVTITPTRTAYDICRELAPKMQMSTHQVSLHEVILNDCLERPLHHDTKVFDVVLNWSYWPEDDRKNNYLVVKPIDTIREVQRAVKNLATVTPGKELKFADNRTKSFKSLLCELRDGKIVISKKDKNDKTTIVREIFLHSTTAYLGFEKKRDFPWSWAITFVERTQTQILRSRDSPFIGHVLAGSEWVDRTIWYSSIWYSLYGDNILPPAEIILK, translated from the exons ATGGAACAGGAGGACTCTTGCCGACCCGTACCGGCACCGCGTCGTCTCTACCCCGAGCTGCGCAAAACCGACTATGAAAACGTCACCGTCGAGTTGATTAATAAAAATCTGAATATCAACTCGGAAAATATACACACAGTCACAAATTGCACCGAAAAAGTGCCGAATAATAAAATCTTTTTCGGCGCGCAATCGGATCAAGAGGATGCCAACAGCGTCGGCACACGCAAGTCCATACTAACGGAAACAAATGACTTGTATGGTCCCAATGCAAATGAGGAGGTCGCGCCCGCACCCATCTACGCCACACCAACACCAGCGCCGCGCCCACGTAAGCCCCAGAACACAGACTTCGAGAATGCCAACAGCATCTACGAGAATACAGAGTTACGTAGCACCTCGCCAAAAACACCGACGCTCTATCCACAGCTGCTGCGCTGCACCGGCGCCATCAGTAAGGAAACTTCACCCAATACATCGACAGCCTCGTCGCCGTCAAACAATCGCGCGGCGTTTCGTAAAGCGCCTGATCTGCCGCCGAAGACATACCTCAGCGTGGAGCGGGAGCGCGCCAATCGCGCACAGCGCTATTCCATCGGCAGTGAAGTGTCCACCACAAGCAGTTACAACGTAACCATGGATGCTAGTGCAGGCGGTGGCGGTTTGGGTGAGCACTCATTCAGCGGCAGTTACAAACAGAAATCGGCCTCCAATGCAACACTGAATTCATCCTTGGATGGTTCTAATGAGAGTGGCGATAATGCGAAATTCAAATCACCTTCACCCGGGTATGTAAGCGACGTAGGTGGCAAATATAATCTGAACCGTTATGTGTCGAACAATGCTTGTGATATTAGCACTCACGATGACGATGTTGACGAAGTTGACAATGACGATGTGGTTGATTTTGCATTTGATAGCGACGATAGTggccgcaacaacaacaccaacagcaataaattgaacaatcaatTGACTGGCATTGCCGCCGGTTACCAAACGAACGACAAAAGCGCATTCACTGCACCCACCAATGTCCATGACACCGCAATTGCGTGCAATCAAACTAAAGTCAACAA TGAACTGTTGAAATCCATTGGTTCCACCTCTAAACTACTCACCGAATCCATCGGCGAACGAGTGGCGCTCAAAACTAAGGGTATCAAAAACAAGTTCGATAAGAATTTCAGCACGATCAGCAGTGAGACCGCGCAACGTCTGCGTAGTGTTGGTAAAAACTTCAATACAAACTTCACGCTGACCAAAAAGGAGAAGGACAAAGAGAAAGAGAAGTCCACAGCGCAATTCCACACGGAACGTCCGCAGACACTGCCACCCAACGATCAAGTCTTTGGCTCCATCTCCTTCACAAGCCCACTGAATCACAAAACCGGCGGCGTTGAAGATCTCTCCGCTAGCGCCGCTGATTGCTCTTATGATTTGCCGCGTAATTTGAGAGCGGCGCGCAGCGATTTGGATCTACCTGCGCCACCATCGTATGAAGACGCCCTGAAATCTACGCCGCAAACGTCTTTTGCGCGTAACGCACCCATTAGTAAGTCGGTGATGGTGCCCAAACATATAGCCGCTGAGGCAGCCAGTGTGGCGCTGAAAAAGCAACGCAGCAATACGAGTCTGCAAAATGTTGCGGAGGAGGCACATACAACGGATAACAGTTCAGTTGGCACATCGCGTGACTCACTGAATTTATCATCGCCGCCAATGCCCAACTTTCCAGCGCCGACGCTGCCGAAAGAGTTGGTGGCCGAAATTTCGGATGGACTTTATGGCAAACTCAAGCCCATACAGCCACCACAGCGGCTGAAACGACGcaaaaattatgaagaaattcaATTGCGGCGTGCGGTGGAAACCCCATCACCGGTCGGCGCTTCCTCATTACGTCCGAATGTTGATTCGGTGGAGCTGCAACAGTTGAATATGGAAGCTGCGGCTGCGGAACGTGAAGAATCAATGCTGTTGCATAAACAGATACTTGCGGCAGAGCGTCGCATGCCAAATCCAGATCGCAGTGACTCTTGGGAGTATATCGGTGATAGTGTGGAGGAGAGCGTGTGCTCAACACCGGAGCCTGTGTATGCAAACGAAGACGCCACCTATGGCAGGGTATTTGAAATGGCCACAAGCAATAAGCCGTCGGCGGCACAAGAGAGCAGAACATACGAAAACACCACGATTAGCAGACCTTCGACGTCGCGAATGCAGCCAAATAATTTTGGACAAATAAAATCTGCCGAGGTAGAAGGCGCGGTTGGTGGTTGTGCGCCAGCGACTGTCGAAATTATACAAGAATTCGATCCACTTTCCAGCCGCAAAGCGGCCACAATCTGTAATTCAGATAAAAGCAATCAGCTCTTGCTCTTGGAGCATTTGCTCGAGGAGGATGTATACGGCACAGTTTCAGGAGATCAAGTAAAATCAGATGACGATGTTAGCATGTGCACATCAGAGGAGGATAATCAGACTGCGGTTACTGGCACCACAACGGCTATAGTGTCGCAGCAGCCAGCCACAGTCGTGCTGCCTACACCTAGCAACAAGCGACAAACAAATAGCGTCAGAGATTCTCAAATACAGATTGTGCATCAAAACGCACAATTGCTCTCGGAGAGCATGGAAAATATTGTGGACGATGAGGAGGAACGCGTGCGCCCCTACTTAAGCCGAGTCGACGAACAGCCAGCTAGCGGTAGTAATATAGACTTATCACGCAGTGCCGATAATCGTACACAATGGTTCGTACAAGACaacaataaagaaaacaatGAGCAGCAAAGGCGTAATCCCTTCAATAAACTGAACATCGTAGGTGATGGTCCACCATCCTATTTGGAGGCTATTGGTGCTGATGGCCGTCTACCAATCACGCCTACCGAACAAAAATCACGTGCGTCGCGTTTCATGAATACAGTCAATGTATTCTCTACGAACGTTAAGCAACGCGTCGGCGCGATCACGCGTAAGAGCAGTTTCAAAATGGCACCCAAATCGGATGTGAAGGTAACTCTACAGATGGTGCCCCGACCCACACTATCGCCATTGCTCGTGCGTTACGAGGGACCGTTGATACGTTTTCCATCCGGTGTAGTGGAAGATATACTTAAAGAGATGCAGAATCGTAAAGCCATTCTGCGCGATCGCCAATTCCAAACATTCCTCGATCAGGAGATGAAGACACCCAAAGAAACCATACCACTAGATTGCATTACGACTTTGCAGTGTGTGAGCAACAGTCGTGTAACCGATAATTCGACACATTTCTATTGCTTTGAAATAACCACAGCAATACCGAAGAATCATTCGAGTTCGGGTAATGTGCAGGCAATGTCGAATCCCAATCTAGTTATGACGAGCACCTCATCGGGCAATTGCAAGCATCAGCGTGTGGCACATCTCTATGGTGTGAGCAAGGAATCAGAACG CGGCATTTGGATGCAAAAGTTGTTAGAGAGCCTGACCAATACTTTACCACCGAAATATCTCTGCCATTACTATCGCGCCGGCTGGTGTTATCTCAAGAATTCAATAACCTCCGAGTGGAGCGGCACTTGGTTAGTGTTGAAGAAAAATCAAAGACGTTTAATATTCGTAAGTGAAGCTGCTGGAAATCTAGAGAAGATGGATCTACGCAAAGCGCGCTGTATTG TGCTCAAAGACAGCGATGAAACAATACGCAACTTACACATCGAGTCTGGTCCGACGCTTATGATAGACTGTCCACCATTTACGGTATATATGACTATGTCGTCACCGCGTGAAACAAAAATTTGGCGTCATATTATCCGCGAAGTGGCACACAACAATGGCTTCTCGCTGATCGATCAACAATTAACTAAATTCAATGTCCCCGTTATCGTGGATAAATGCATCAATTTCGTTTATATACACGGTTCCATGTCGGAAGGTATCTATCGCAAATCCGGCTCCGAAAATTCCATATTAAAGCTATTATCCGCCTTCCGTGCCGATGCCTTCAATGTCGAGATCACACGAAACGAATATAACGAACACGATGTGGCTAACGTCTTGAAGCGTTTCATGCGCGATTTGCCGGAACGTTTAATGGGTAAACTCTCCGAAAGCTTTATGTGTGTGACGGAGCTTACGAAAGCATCGGAAAAGATACAAGCGTACAAAGAACTATTGGCACGCTTGAGTTCGATCGAACGTGAAacactgaaaaaaattgttggacATTTAGCATTTATTAGCTCACAGAAAACGAAGAACAAGATGAGTACGAAAAATCTGACAATGATTTGGGGTCCAACGCTATTACAAAATCAC CAGCAAGAAGAAATGGTTTACTCACAAAAGGAGGCTGATGTCTTGACTGATCTTATAACACTATACAAAAATCTATTTCCCTTGTCGCCAGAGGAAATG aaaaaagagCAAGAAATGCTGATGTGCTTGCAAAAATACTACGCGGCCGCTGAAACGATGGCAGACTCTGTGAAAAAATCGGGCGATTTGAAGATGTGGGTGGTTCTAAATGCCAAACCAGAGATCACAAGCGAG GAAAAAGATCAGGTAAATGTCACAATCACACCCACCCGCACCGCCTACGACATCTGCCGCGAATTAGCGCCCAAAATGCAAATGTCAACCCACCAAGTATCACTACACGAAGTAATATTGAACGACTGCTTAGAACGTCCACTACACCATGATACAAAAGTATTCGACGTTGTGCTCAATTGGTCCTACTGGCCCGAGGATGATCGCAAAAACAATTATCTCGTTGTCAAGCCGATCGACACAATACGTGAAGTACAACGTGCCGTTAAAAATCTGGCAACCGTGACACCCGGCAAAGAATTGAAATTCGCCGATAATCGTACAAAGTCCTTCAAATCCTTGCTATGTGAATTGCGCGACGGCAAAATTGTGATATCGAAAAAAGACAAAAACGACAAAACCACCATTGTGCGCGAGATCTTCCTACACAGCACAACGGCATATTTGGGTTTTGAGAAGAAACGCGATTTCCCGTGGAGCTGGGCGATCACATTCGTCGAGCGCACGCAAACGCAGATCTTGAG aTCACGCGATTCACCGTTTATTGGGCATGTGCTAGCGGGCAGTGAGTGGGTCGATCGCACGATTTGGTACTCCAGCATTTGGTATAGTCTGTATGGCGATAATATACTGCCACCGGCGGAAATTATTCTCAAGTAG
- the RhoGAP15B gene encoding uncharacterized protein RhoGAP15B isoform X1, with protein MEQEDSCRPVPAPRRLYPELRKTDYENVTVELINKNLNINSENIHTVTNCTEKVPNNKIFFGAQSDQEDANSVGTRKSILTETNDLYGPNANEEVAPAPIYATPTPAPRPRKPQNTDFENANSIYENTELRSTSPKTPTLYPQLLRCTGAISKETSPNTSTASSPSNNRAAFRKAPDLPPKTYLSVERERANRAQRYSIGSEVSTTSSYNVTMDASAGGGGLGEHSFSGSYKQKSASNATLNSSLDGSNESGDNAKFKSPSPGYVSDVGGKYNLNRYVSNNACDISTHDDDVDEVDNDDVVDFAFDSDDSGRNNNTNSNKLNNQLTGIAAGYQTNDKSAFTAPTNVHDTAIACNQTKVNNELLKSIGSTSKLLTESIGERVALKTKGIKNKFDKNFSTISSETAQRLRSVGKNFNTNFTLTKKEKDKEKEKSTAQFHTERPQTLPPNDQVFGSISFTSPLNHKTGGVEDLSASAADCSYDLPRNLRAARSDLDLPAPPSYEDALKSTPQTSFARNAPISKSVMVPKHIAAEAASVALKKQRSNTSLQNVAEEAHTTDNSSVGTSRDSLNLSSPPMPNFPAPTLPKELVAEISDGLYGKLKPIQPPQRLKRRKNYEEIQLRRAVETPSPVGASSLRPNVDSVELQQLNMEAAAAEREESMLLHKQILAAERRMPNPDRSDSWEYIGDSVEESVCSTPEPVYANEDATYGRVFEMATSNKPSAAQESRTYENTTISRPSTSRMQPNNFGQIKSAEVEGAVGGCAPATVEIIQEFDPLSSRKAATICNSDKSNQLLLLEHLLEEDVYGTVSGDQVKSDDDVSMCTSEEDNQTAVTGTTTAIVSQQPATVVLPTPSNKRQTNSVRDSQIQIVHQNAQLLSESMENIVDDEEERVRPYLSRVDEQPASGSNIDLSRSADNRTQWFVQDNNKENNEQQRRNPFNKLNIVGDGPPSYLEAIGADGRLPITPTEQKSRASRFMNTVNVFSTNVKQRVGAITRKSSFKMAPKSDVKVTLQMVPRPTLSPLLVRYEGPLIRFPSGVVEDILKEMQNRKAILRDRQFQTFLDQEMKTPKETIPLDCITTLQCVSNSRVTDNSTHFYCFEITTAIPKNHSSSGNVQAMSNPNLVMTSTSSGNCKHQRVAHLYGVSKESERGIWMQKLLESLTNTLPPKYLCHYYRAGWCYLKNSITSEWSGTWLVLKKNQRRLIFVSEAAGNLEKMDLRKARCIVLKDSDETIRNLHIESGPTLMIDCPPFTVYMTMSSPRETKIWRHIIREVAHNNGFSLIDQQLTKFNVPVIVDKCINFVYIHGSMSEGIYRKSGSENSILKLLSAFRADAFNVEITRNEYNEHDVANVLKRFMRDLPERLMGKLSESFMCVTELTKASEKIQAYKELLARLSSIERETLKKIVGHLAFISSQKTKNKMSTKNLTMIWGPTLLQNHQQQEEMVYSQKEADVLTDLITLYKNLFPLSPEEMKKEQEMLMCLQKYYAAAETMADSVKKSGDLKMWVVLNAKPEITSEEKDQVNVTITPTRTAYDICRELAPKMQMSTHQVSLHEVILNDCLERPLHHDTKVFDVVLNWSYWPEDDRKNNYLVVKPIDTIREVQRAVKNLATVTPGKELKFADNRTKSFKSLLCELRDGKIVISKKDKNDKTTIVREIFLHSTTAYLGFEKKRDFPWSWAITFVERTQTQILRSRDSPFIGHVLAGSEWVDRTIWYSSIWYSLYGDNILPPAEIILK; from the exons ATGGAACAGGAGGACTCTTGCCGACCCGTACCGGCACCGCGTCGTCTCTACCCCGAGCTGCGCAAAACCGACTATGAAAACGTCACCGTCGAGTTGATTAATAAAAATCTGAATATCAACTCGGAAAATATACACACAGTCACAAATTGCACCGAAAAAGTGCCGAATAATAAAATCTTTTTCGGCGCGCAATCGGATCAAGAGGATGCCAACAGCGTCGGCACACGCAAGTCCATACTAACGGAAACAAATGACTTGTATGGTCCCAATGCAAATGAGGAGGTCGCGCCCGCACCCATCTACGCCACACCAACACCAGCGCCGCGCCCACGTAAGCCCCAGAACACAGACTTCGAGAATGCCAACAGCATCTACGAGAATACAGAGTTACGTAGCACCTCGCCAAAAACACCGACGCTCTATCCACAGCTGCTGCGCTGCACCGGCGCCATCAGTAAGGAAACTTCACCCAATACATCGACAGCCTCGTCGCCGTCAAACAATCGCGCGGCGTTTCGTAAAGCGCCTGATCTGCCGCCGAAGACATACCTCAGCGTGGAGCGGGAGCGCGCCAATCGCGCACAGCGCTATTCCATCGGCAGTGAAGTGTCCACCACAAGCAGTTACAACGTAACCATGGATGCTAGTGCAGGCGGTGGCGGTTTGGGTGAGCACTCATTCAGCGGCAGTTACAAACAGAAATCGGCCTCCAATGCAACACTGAATTCATCCTTGGATGGTTCTAATGAGAGTGGCGATAATGCGAAATTCAAATCACCTTCACCCGGGTATGTAAGCGACGTAGGTGGCAAATATAATCTGAACCGTTATGTGTCGAACAATGCTTGTGATATTAGCACTCACGATGACGATGTTGACGAAGTTGACAATGACGATGTGGTTGATTTTGCATTTGATAGCGACGATAGTggccgcaacaacaacaccaacagcaataaattgaacaatcaatTGACTGGCATTGCCGCCGGTTACCAAACGAACGACAAAAGCGCATTCACTGCACCCACCAATGTCCATGACACCGCAATTGCGTGCAATCAAACTAAAGTCAACAA TGAACTGTTGAAATCCATTGGTTCCACCTCTAAACTACTCACCGAATCCATCGGCGAACGAGTGGCGCTCAAAACTAAGGGTATCAAAAACAAGTTCGATAAGAATTTCAGCACGATCAGCAGTGAGACCGCGCAACGTCTGCGTAGTGTTGGTAAAAACTTCAATACAAACTTCACGCTGACCAAAAAGGAGAAGGACAAAGAGAAAGAGAAGTCCACAGCGCAATTCCACACGGAACGTCCGCAGACACTGCCACCCAACGATCAAGTCTTTGGCTCCATCTCCTTCACAAGCCCACTGAATCACAAAACCGGCGGCGTTGAAGATCTCTCCGCTAGCGCCGCTGATTGCTCTTATGATTTGCCGCGTAATTTGAGAGCGGCGCGCAGCGATTTGGATCTACCTGCGCCACCATCGTATGAAGACGCCCTGAAATCTACGCCGCAAACGTCTTTTGCGCGTAACGCACCCATTAGTAAGTCGGTGATGGTGCCCAAACATATAGCCGCTGAGGCAGCCAGTGTGGCGCTGAAAAAGCAACGCAGCAATACGAGTCTGCAAAATGTTGCGGAGGAGGCACATACAACGGATAACAGTTCAGTTGGCACATCGCGTGACTCACTGAATTTATCATCGCCGCCAATGCCCAACTTTCCAGCGCCGACGCTGCCGAAAGAGTTGGTGGCCGAAATTTCGGATGGACTTTATGGCAAACTCAAGCCCATACAGCCACCACAGCGGCTGAAACGACGcaaaaattatgaagaaattcaATTGCGGCGTGCGGTGGAAACCCCATCACCGGTCGGCGCTTCCTCATTACGTCCGAATGTTGATTCGGTGGAGCTGCAACAGTTGAATATGGAAGCTGCGGCTGCGGAACGTGAAGAATCAATGCTGTTGCATAAACAGATACTTGCGGCAGAGCGTCGCATGCCAAATCCAGATCGCAGTGACTCTTGGGAGTATATCGGTGATAGTGTGGAGGAGAGCGTGTGCTCAACACCGGAGCCTGTGTATGCAAACGAAGACGCCACCTATGGCAGGGTATTTGAAATGGCCACAAGCAATAAGCCGTCGGCGGCACAAGAGAGCAGAACATACGAAAACACCACGATTAGCAGACCTTCGACGTCGCGAATGCAGCCAAATAATTTTGGACAAATAAAATCTGCCGAGGTAGAAGGCGCGGTTGGTGGTTGTGCGCCAGCGACTGTCGAAATTATACAAGAATTCGATCCACTTTCCAGCCGCAAAGCGGCCACAATCTGTAATTCAGATAAAAGCAATCAGCTCTTGCTCTTGGAGCATTTGCTCGAGGAGGATGTATACGGCACAGTTTCAGGAGATCAAGTAAAATCAGATGACGATGTTAGCATGTGCACATCAGAGGAGGATAATCAGACTGCGGTTACTGGCACCACAACGGCTATAGTGTCGCAGCAGCCAGCCACAGTCGTGCTGCCTACACCTAGCAACAAGCGACAAACAAATAGCGTCAGAGATTCTCAAATACAGATTGTGCATCAAAACGCACAATTGCTCTCGGAGAGCATGGAAAATATTGTGGACGATGAGGAGGAACGCGTGCGCCCCTACTTAAGCCGAGTCGACGAACAGCCAGCTAGCGGTAGTAATATAGACTTATCACGCAGTGCCGATAATCGTACACAATGGTTCGTACAAGACaacaataaagaaaacaatGAGCAGCAAAGGCGTAATCCCTTCAATAAACTGAACATCGTAGGTGATGGTCCACCATCCTATTTGGAGGCTATTGGTGCTGATGGCCGTCTACCAATCACGCCTACCGAACAAAAATCACGTGCGTCGCGTTTCATGAATACAGTCAATGTATTCTCTACGAACGTTAAGCAACGCGTCGGCGCGATCACGCGTAAGAGCAGTTTCAAAATGGCACCCAAATCGGATGTGAAGGTAACTCTACAGATGGTGCCCCGACCCACACTATCGCCATTGCTCGTGCGTTACGAGGGACCGTTGATACGTTTTCCATCCGGTGTAGTGGAAGATATACTTAAAGAGATGCAGAATCGTAAAGCCATTCTGCGCGATCGCCAATTCCAAACATTCCTCGATCAGGAGATGAAGACACCCAAAGAAACCATACCACTAGATTGCATTACGACTTTGCAGTGTGTGAGCAACAGTCGTGTAACCGATAATTCGACACATTTCTATTGCTTTGAAATAACCACAGCAATACCGAAGAATCATTCGAGTTCGGGTAATGTGCAGGCAATGTCGAATCCCAATCTAGTTATGACGAGCACCTCATCGGGCAATTGCAAGCATCAGCGTGTGGCACATCTCTATGGTGTGAGCAAGGAATCAGAACG CGGCATTTGGATGCAAAAGTTGTTAGAGAGCCTGACCAATACTTTACCACCGAAATATCTCTGCCATTACTATCGCGCCGGCTGGTGTTATCTCAAGAATTCAATAACCTCCGAGTGGAGCGGCACTTGGTTAGTGTTGAAGAAAAATCAAAGACGTTTAATATTCGTAAGTGAAGCTGCTGGAAATCTAGAGAAGATGGATCTACGCAAAGCGCGCTGTATTG TGCTCAAAGACAGCGATGAAACAATACGCAACTTACACATCGAGTCTGGTCCGACGCTTATGATAGACTGTCCACCATTTACGGTATATATGACTATGTCGTCACCGCGTGAAACAAAAATTTGGCGTCATATTATCCGCGAAGTGGCACACAACAATGGCTTCTCGCTGATCGATCAACAATTAACTAAATTCAATGTCCCCGTTATCGTGGATAAATGCATCAATTTCGTTTATATACACGGTTCCATGTCGGAAGGTATCTATCGCAAATCCGGCTCCGAAAATTCCATATTAAAGCTATTATCCGCCTTCCGTGCCGATGCCTTCAATGTCGAGATCACACGAAACGAATATAACGAACACGATGTGGCTAACGTCTTGAAGCGTTTCATGCGCGATTTGCCGGAACGTTTAATGGGTAAACTCTCCGAAAGCTTTATGTGTGTGACGGAGCTTACGAAAGCATCGGAAAAGATACAAGCGTACAAAGAACTATTGGCACGCTTGAGTTCGATCGAACGTGAAacactgaaaaaaattgttggacATTTAGCATTTATTAGCTCACAGAAAACGAAGAACAAGATGAGTACGAAAAATCTGACAATGATTTGGGGTCCAACGCTATTACAAAATCAC CAGCAGCAAGAAGAAATGGTTTACTCACAAAAGGAGGCTGATGTCTTGACTGATCTTATAACACTATACAAAAATCTATTTCCCTTGTCGCCAGAGGAAATG aaaaaagagCAAGAAATGCTGATGTGCTTGCAAAAATACTACGCGGCCGCTGAAACGATGGCAGACTCTGTGAAAAAATCGGGCGATTTGAAGATGTGGGTGGTTCTAAATGCCAAACCAGAGATCACAAGCGAG GAAAAAGATCAGGTAAATGTCACAATCACACCCACCCGCACCGCCTACGACATCTGCCGCGAATTAGCGCCCAAAATGCAAATGTCAACCCACCAAGTATCACTACACGAAGTAATATTGAACGACTGCTTAGAACGTCCACTACACCATGATACAAAAGTATTCGACGTTGTGCTCAATTGGTCCTACTGGCCCGAGGATGATCGCAAAAACAATTATCTCGTTGTCAAGCCGATCGACACAATACGTGAAGTACAACGTGCCGTTAAAAATCTGGCAACCGTGACACCCGGCAAAGAATTGAAATTCGCCGATAATCGTACAAAGTCCTTCAAATCCTTGCTATGTGAATTGCGCGACGGCAAAATTGTGATATCGAAAAAAGACAAAAACGACAAAACCACCATTGTGCGCGAGATCTTCCTACACAGCACAACGGCATATTTGGGTTTTGAGAAGAAACGCGATTTCCCGTGGAGCTGGGCGATCACATTCGTCGAGCGCACGCAAACGCAGATCTTGAG aTCACGCGATTCACCGTTTATTGGGCATGTGCTAGCGGGCAGTGAGTGGGTCGATCGCACGATTTGGTACTCCAGCATTTGGTATAGTCTGTATGGCGATAATATACTGCCACCGGCGGAAATTATTCTCAAGTAG